GACCGCAAGTACATGATCTTCGCGGAAGCACAGGTGTACTGCGGCATCGGCACCTTCGCCGGCGACGAACGGCCGGGCCAGTCCAACCTGAGCAACTTCGGCCCCTCGTACGGGCGAACCGACAGCGGCTGCTGGGGCGGACACACCGCGGCCCACGAACTCGGCCACAACCTGGGCGCGGTCAACAACAGCGCGCCCAACACCAGCCGGGGTGCGCACTGTACGGACGAGTGGGACGTGATGTGCTACTCCGACAGCCCGTACTACCCGAAGATGCGGAACGTCTGCACCAACCGGGCCTCCGAGAACATCCTCGACTGCAACCACGACGACTACTTCCACACCAGCCCGCAGCCGGGCAGCTACCTCGCCACGCACTGGAACATCGCCGACAACCAGTTCCTGATGCGGACCAAGGGCGGCGGTACCGGACCGGACCCCACGCCGAACCCCACACCCAGCCCGACGTCCACCCCCACCCCCACCCGCACGCCGACCCCCACGCCCACGCCGACCACGCCGCGGCCGGGCGCCGCACCGGACGTGACGGTCGGCCAGATCCAGGCGGACTCGGTCGTGGTGAGCTGGCCGCGGGTCGGCGGAGCGGCCTGGTACCAGGTACTCCTCGACGACAGGCACCTGACCTGGGTCCAAGGGACCGCGCTGCGGATCTACAACCTGCGGCCGGGCACCTCGCACACTGCCGCCGTCTCCGTCCGCGACGGCCAGGGCCGTGACAGCGGACCGGGCCGGGCGACGAGCTTCCGTACGGCCGGTGCGGGCGGCACCACCACTCCGGGCACCCGCTACCTGCTCTCCAACGGCAGCACCGGGCTGAGCGCCCAGCTGTGGGGCGGCCGAAGCGCGGACGGCACGGTCCTGGTCGGTGCACAGAGCAACGGGTACGAGCAGCAGCAGTGGTACTTCGACGACGCGGGCAGCGGTCTCGTACGCGTCCGGTCGGCGGCCTCCGCCAAGTGCCTGCAGCCCGGCGGCACGCCTGCCCCCGGCATGTGGGTGGCCCAGCAGCCCTGTGCCGCCGGCTCCTCCGCCCAGCAGTGGCGGATGACGGTGGTGAACGGCGCGGTCACACTCACCGACCGGAACGGGTCCTACGCACTGACCGTCAGCAGCCGCCCGTACTACGGGGCCTGGCTGCTCGACCTCCAGCACGTGGACGGACGACCGGGGCAGATCTGGACGGCCCGCCGGGCCGACTGAGCCGACCAGTTGGTCACCCCCTCGACGCACGTCGGGCGGGCCGCCGATCGGCGGCCCGCCCTCGGCGCCCCTCGCACCTCGCGTCACCACGCCTCGTCGCCCTCACTCTCACCCTCACCTTGACCTTCACGCTCACCTTCACCGTCACCTTCACTTTCACTTTCAGCCGCGTAAGCCCACGCCAGCCCGCCCCTGTCTCCCTCAAGCACCGGACCGGAGCCCCGCCATGCACACCGCCACCCGACCCGCACTCATCGTGACCGCAGCGCTGGTCCTGAGCCTCGGCATCGCCGCGCCGCAGCCCGCCGCCGCACACGGCGACACCCTGGACGTGGTCATCACCGGTCACCGGGACGGCCACGTCCTGACCAAGGTGACCTGGGAGAACGACGGCGATGCGGTCGACGAGAAGGTCGCCGCGCTGGTCAGCGCCGTCAGCGCGGACGGCCGCCGTACGGCGGGCCCTTGGAAACTCGTCCGCGACAGCCGCCCGACCGACTGGACCACCGCCGAAGCCCTGCCGGCCGGCAGCTGGACGGTCACGGTCGCGGCCGGGCAGCCCGCGCTGGGGCATGCCGAGCGGCAGTTGACGGTGGCGGCGGCCGCCTCGTCGCCCGGTGCCTCGTCGGTTCCGGCCAGGACCGCTGCCACGCCGACCGCCCAGACTCCACCGGGGACGCAGGCCACTCAAACGGCTCCCGAGGCTTCCCCGTCCCCGTCGACATCTCACTCCGCGGCCGAGGACGTGGACGACGCCACCTGGGGTCACTGGCTGACCACGGCGGGGCTCGCCGTCGCCTCACTCGCCGGAGCGGCGGCCGGGATCTGGATACGACGGAGGCGGGGCGGACGGCGCTGAGGCACGCGCGATGCCGTCCGGGTTGAGCACCCCGGTCTCGATGTCCCGCACCGGGTCGTACGCGGACGGTTCGACCCGCGCGACCCGCCCCACTCCCCCGAGCACGGCCTCCGGCAGCTCCTGGACCCCGGACGGCCGCATCCCGGGCACGGACGGCGCCTCGGCGACGGCGAGTCCACGCTCGCCGGGCAGGGTGTGCGGCGCGGGCAGCGTCATACGTCCATGGCGTCCTCCTCGGGCAGACCGTGCGCGCGTACGGGAAATCCACCTGATCAGCGCGTTGCCGGGGCAGTAGCATCCCCGGATGCGAAGCATCGAGGCCCTGATACCGCGGCCCGGAGCCGACGACGCCGCAGGCCTGAGAGAGGTCGGCGCGGAGGAGCTCGCCCGCTACGTGGCGGACCCCCGCCACCCGTGGTGGCGCCGCAGGCCGTGCGCAGTCGCGCTGACCGGCCGGGTGCCCGAGCCGTACGTCCCCGGACTGATCGCGCGCGTCCAGGATCCCGGGGACACCTCCGAGGTGCGCCGGGCGCTCCTCGACCTGCTCGCCGACCGGACGGAGCTGCTGCCCTGGCTGCGGCACGAGGACCGCGCGTCGGACACCTCGTACGGCATGGGCGCGGCCTTCCTGAAGGCTCGGGGTGTCCTCGGCGACCGCTCGGCCGCGCCCGAGCTGTCGACCCTCGCCGCCTCTCCCTGGCAGGGGGAGCGCGACGCGGGCGATGCGGGTCTCGACGGGCTCGTGGACCGGTACGGAGCGGACGCGATCCTGGCGGAACTCGGCGAGGAGCGGCCCGAGGACCGGGAGTTCCGCGTCTGGACGCGGTACCGGGCGGACGAGGACGTGACGTACGCGCTCGCGGATCCGGACCGGACGGTCGCGTACGTCGGGCAGTCGCTCGCGCACGACGCCGACCGTCTGCGCGCCTACCTCGACGAGGCGCCGACGACGGAGGCGAAGGTCTGGGCAGCGTACGCGCTCCACGGCCTCACCGAAGACAGGGCGGAGGCCCGGGCGGTCTACGAGCGTCTGGGACGCCCCCGGGTCGAGGTCGAGGGCCTGGACGAGGAGCTCCGGCGCGCGATCGTGCACGAGTACGGTCCCGGCTGTCAGCGTGCGAGCGACCCGCGGTGGCGGATCGAGGCCGTGTGCGCCGAGCCGCCGGCCCGTCCCGACGTGGAGGACCTGCTCCGCCGGGCGACGGCCGCCCTCACGGCGGCCGGCCTTGAGCCGAGGCCCCCTGTCTCCTGCGGTGAGGACCACCAGCAGGGGGACGGGACGTACCACGTGATCGAGACCGGCGGGGGCCGGCTGCTGATCAGCACGCTGGGCCCGTTCGCGACCGGCGAGCAGGAAGCTCACGACGCGGCCCGGCGCGCGCTCGAATCGGCGGGCTTCCGCTGGATCGACGAAGAGACGGGCGCGATCCGGGTCACGGACCTCTGCGTCTACTACTACGGCGGCCGGAACCCTCTCACGGTCGACGCGCTGCTCTTCTACTGGCAGGACTAGAACCTGTCGTCGGCGTATGGGCCCGGAGGGCTCAGCGGGTACGGCCGGGGGCGGATCCCTTGCGGACCCGCCCCCGGCCCGCGCCGGCTCAGCGTTTGAGCATGAAGGTGAAGTCGTCGGAGAGCCGGCCGTTCAGCCGGGCCGTCGAGACGAGCCTCCCCTCCTTGATCAGTCGCTCTACCTCGGCCCGTGACAGACCGAAGCCTTCGGCGACCAACCGCACCGGCCGTACCGGGATCCGCGCGGCGAAGCGGACCGAGACATCGGCCGTCTCATCGTCCAGGTGGTCCGATCCCCCGGTGTCGAGGCGCCAGGCACCCGCCCAGTCGAGGGCGACGTGGTTGCGGCGCCGTAGGCCCGGGTCCTGGAGCAACTCGGATGCCAGGCTTGGGTCGTTGTCGTGCATCCGGTCGAGCAGCTCCGGTCGTACGGAGCGGACGTTCGCCCGCTCCAGGACCGTGAGCTTCGCCGTGTCCCCGCAGGAGGCGCAGAGCACGAGCAGCCAGGCGTCGAGGAGCTTGTGGTGCGCGTTGACGCGGAACTTGCCGTTCGCCCGGAAGCGCTCGGAGGCGCAGGTGTGGCAACGGCGGAGGACGGCAGGAAGGCAGGTGGGCATGACCACCCAGCGGTTGAGCACAGGAGTACACCGGTTTCAGTGAGAAATCCGCAGCAAGAAGGAGCGCGGCGCTCAAGCGCGACGCGCGACGGTTCAGCGCTCGGTGGGTCTCACACGGTGTACAAAGGCCTGCCCTTGGCTCGACGACGTGGCTCGGCAGTACCGTACGGGCGCCCGGTGCCGCCGTTCCACAGGTTTTCGCCGAGCTGTACGGGCCGCGCCACCGGCTCCGTACGCGGAGGAAGACGAGGGTCGGCTCGCGGCGGGGGAGGCAGCGGAAGACGCGGCGTCTTCCCTCCGGGGGTGCGGTCGGGACGGTGGGGGCAGGGTGCGGGGAGGGATGGTCCACGGTGGTCTTCCGCCTGTCACCACAAGGGCTTCGGGCGGCGTCTGGCCTGATTGCCCGTTGTGCCGCCACCGGCTCGCGCCCGAGACTGACGTGTGCGAACGGGAACGCGGGAACGGTGTGTTCGGTGAAACGGATCCACTTCACGAGCCAGGACCTGATGCGGATCCGAGTGGCCGGGACGATCGGCACGGCAGCCGAGACCTTGGACAGTGTGAGGCTGCTGCACACCGCTGACGTCGGCCTCGGTTTCCGGCGCTGGCAGGTTTCGGTCCGAGGCCGACTGGACGAACGGGTACGCCCCCTCCTCGCCCTGCTGCCGCCCGAGGGGCCCGATGTCGACCTGTGGAGCCTGGCCGGCGACTCGGTGTGCATCGAGGAGGCGGTGGACCGACTGCTCGGCGCTCCCCGTGACCTGCTCCGTCTCGAGTTCGAGAACATTCGCTTCCGTCCCGCGCACCGCGTCTGGGCGCGCGACCTGGTGGACGGCGACCGCGAAGCATGGCTCCAGGTCACCACGGCGCTACGGGCCTGCCACGCCGCCACCGTGGCTCCGTACTGGGACAGGGTGCGCTCGCATCTGGCCGAGGTCCGCGCCACGTATGCGAACGCGATGACCGAAGGCGGGGTCGACCGTCTGCTGCAAACCCTCTGCGGCCCCACGCTCCGCTGGCGGCCACCGGTCCTCGAACTGGATCACCCGCACGCGGCCGATGTACATCTCAACGGGCGCGGTCTCGTCATCGCGCCCACGCTGTTCTCCGGCCGGCGGGCCGAGCTGATGCACCCCTCGCTGGATCCGGCCGAAGCCCCCGTCCTCGCCGTCCCGTCCGTCACCGACGCCCTGGTGGGCAACACACTGTGGGACGGCAGCGGCACCTCCAGCGGTCAGGCGCTGGAGGACCTGCTGGGACGCACACGCGCCGCGATCCTGGAGGCGGTGGCAGTCGGTCACAGCACCACGGATCTGGCACGTCGGCTCAGCATCTCGCCGGCGACCGTGAGCCACCACACCTCCGTGCTCCGCAACTCCGGCCTGGTCGCCACTCGAAGGGAAGGCAAGGCGGTCCTCCACACCGTGACATCGATGGGCATGGCCTTGCTGGAGCCGGGTTCACGCCCGCTGTGACCGACCACTCGCGGGCGAACTCCCGCGGGCAGGCTCCCGCGGGCGAGCCGCGCGACGGATGCCACGTCACTCCTCCCCATGTTTTCGACGGAGCTCGAAAGCATGGCCCCGCCATCGATCCCGAACCTACGGTGACGGCGAGTCAACGGGCCACGCCACGAGTCGACCGGCGTGCTGCAGAGCCTGGTTGGCGAAGAGCCGCCGGCATCGCTCGCGGCGGCATGACGAGAGGACGAAAGAGATGCGTTCGCATTCCTTCCACAGGGGGACCCTCGCGCTGCTGGCCGCGGTGGGACTCCTCGCCGTCGGCAGCACGGCGGTGTCGGCGCAGCCGGCCACCCAGCCTGCCGCACCCACCGGGACGGCCGCCACCGCCCCTGTCCTGCAGACGGCAGGAGCAGGGACCGGTGCCGGTGCGCAGCGTGCGGCCGACGTGGTCCAGACGTTCGCGAACATGGCCACCGGATCCTGCCTCGACGACAGCCAGCAGTTCGGCCTGCGCGGCTACGGCTGCAACGGGGGCGTCTACCAGAAGTGGAACGTGCACGTGTGGGGTGACGGCACCCGTCAGCTCCGGAACCTCGCGACCAACGAGTGCCTCTTCGACGACGGCTTCACGCTGGACACCCGTGCCTGCAACTCGTCGCGCGAACAGAGCTGGTTCGCGCACAAGAGCGGTGACCGGGTGACCTTCCAGAGCCAGGCCACGAGCGAGTGCCTGGACGACAGCCAGTACGGGCTGCGGACGATCCAGTGCTCCTACAACCGCAACCAGACCTGGCGCTGACTCCGGCCCCGCCCGGTCAGGAGACCTGTCCCCACGGGGGTCGGGGACAGGTCCTGGCCGGGCGGCTGCAGCGGGGCTGACGACGTTTCCGTCGCCGAGGCCGATGAATCCGGCCCAAACCCTTCCGACACACGAAGGTCTGTGCAATTTTACATGTCACACATCATCGCCGCGTTCCTCGACACGTGGCTCCAACGGCCCCGGAGGCCCCCACAGATGCATCCGTTCCGGATATCGAGAGCCGACGCGCGCAGACTTCCCGCGCTCGGCGCAGCCGTCCTCCTCGCGCTCGGCCTGCTCGCCCCGCAGAGCCAAGCCGCCTCCGCCGGCGCCGGCACACCGGCCCGTGCGGCCGCCCAAGGCCCCGCGGCCCCGGCGCCGCGGTCGATCCCGGTGCCCAAGTCTCCCGACGCGATGAGCACCAGCC
This sequence is a window from Streptomyces sp. NBC_00691. Protein-coding genes within it:
- a CDS encoding RICIN domain-containing protein — protein: MTAAMAIAAVIAGGIAYGAGRADSGETPLARLETPVIGVADTAVPAAAPARSVEPEPIQKKPTNEPAKGLVYDGLKAAPQGDRCAGVYATATGLCTHGPDAPPKGVDIKKDTPPAVKSVTPAADPAKPAPPRTAPRKSRGPSQDAPAVDARAPRSAAAVSPSPPAATAPAAPGTTTTAAAGPAGQTVQCDGDGSTGNRVQVVYVHGPGRDRYSEYLASFRKWAADADLIYSASAEDTGGVRHIRYVTAADCTPTVLDVELPDSALAEFSATNRALASKGLDRRDRKYMIFAEAQVYCGIGTFAGDERPGQSNLSNFGPSYGRTDSGCWGGHTAAHELGHNLGAVNNSAPNTSRGAHCTDEWDVMCYSDSPYYPKMRNVCTNRASENILDCNHDDYFHTSPQPGSYLATHWNIADNQFLMRTKGGGTGPDPTPNPTPSPTSTPTPTRTPTPTPTPTTPRPGAAPDVTVGQIQADSVVVSWPRVGGAAWYQVLLDDRHLTWVQGTALRIYNLRPGTSHTAAVSVRDGQGRDSGPGRATSFRTAGAGGTTTPGTRYLLSNGSTGLSAQLWGGRSADGTVLVGAQSNGYEQQQWYFDDAGSGLVRVRSAASAKCLQPGGTPAPGMWVAQQPCAAGSSAQQWRMTVVNGAVTLTDRNGSYALTVSSRPYYGAWLLDLQHVDGRPGQIWTARRAD
- a CDS encoding DUF1062 domain-containing protein — protein: MLNRWVVMPTCLPAVLRRCHTCASERFRANGKFRVNAHHKLLDAWLLVLCASCGDTAKLTVLERANVRSVRPELLDRMHDNDPSLASELLQDPGLRRRNHVALDWAGAWRLDTGGSDHLDDETADVSVRFAARIPVRPVRLVAEGFGLSRAEVERLIKEGRLVSTARLNGRLSDDFTFMLKR
- a CDS encoding ArsR/SmtB family transcription factor; translation: MKRIHFTSQDLMRIRVAGTIGTAAETLDSVRLLHTADVGLGFRRWQVSVRGRLDERVRPLLALLPPEGPDVDLWSLAGDSVCIEEAVDRLLGAPRDLLRLEFENIRFRPAHRVWARDLVDGDREAWLQVTTALRACHAATVAPYWDRVRSHLAEVRATYANAMTEGGVDRLLQTLCGPTLRWRPPVLELDHPHAADVHLNGRGLVIAPTLFSGRRAELMHPSLDPAEAPVLAVPSVTDALVGNTLWDGSGTSSGQALEDLLGRTRAAILEAVAVGHSTTDLARRLSISPATVSHHTSVLRNSGLVATRREGKAVLHTVTSMGMALLEPGSRPL
- a CDS encoding RICIN domain-containing protein, whose translation is MRSHSFHRGTLALLAAVGLLAVGSTAVSAQPATQPAAPTGTAATAPVLQTAGAGTGAGAQRAADVVQTFANMATGSCLDDSQQFGLRGYGCNGGVYQKWNVHVWGDGTRQLRNLATNECLFDDGFTLDTRACNSSREQSWFAHKSGDRVTFQSQATSECLDDSQYGLRTIQCSYNRNQTWR